In Lolium perenne isolate Kyuss_39 chromosome 5, Kyuss_2.0, whole genome shotgun sequence, the sequence GCAGAGATCACTGCCGCGCCTCCAACCTAAGTCGTACTATGAGCAAGCCCCAACTCGACTCATTCGCAGGAAACACGTCTTTGGCCGGGCGCAGGTTTCGGCCAGACCCAGATCTAGACGTCCATGACCCTAGATTAGCGGCACCACGATATCCACCATCCCCAGCGCGCGAGCACACCTGCACAAGCACAACCAAATTGGTCGGAGGGAGAACAGACCGCAGCCGCCGGAGTAGCTGCAGTACTGAGCCAGCCCAAGGACCCCGTCCCAGATAGCTAGCAAGGACGTCGCCCCAGCGACTCCAGAACGTCGCCCGCAGCGACGAAGGACTGCCGGACTCCAACAGCCCCGAACGGCCAGGGTTAGGTCTAGGACCGCCTGGCCCAGAACCAGCCCGAAAGCAGCCGGCAAGAGGCAGCGGAGGTGGCGCACCGGGCACGCAGCCGCGCACCCCGGGCCACCCTCAGATCGAGCAGATCCGGCCAGGCCCTGctaggcccagatctgggcccacaAGCCCAGATCCGACCAAAGCAGCCGCCGGCCAGAGCACCCTGCCGTCGGGCGAGGCCACGGCAGCGCCGGCCGCCGCCCACACGGCCCCCAACGGCCGGAGCTGCGCCGGTCCGGGAGGTTGCCGGCGAGCCTCCTCGCGGCTAGGATGGGAACCGCCCCGTCGGGCCCTCGAAACGCGCGGGGGAAGGGAGAtccgccgccgccagcaccgccggggctttgcccggcggctcccgccggcggcggcggcgggggaaggAGGAGGGGGGCGGGCCtggggtggaggcggaggcgcccCGGCCGCCCGACGGGGAGGGCGACGGGCCCTGGTCTCCGATGTTAAGTCTCCTGTGCCGCCATGCACTTCCGTCGCTGGCGGCTACATCATCCGGCATCAACGACGAGACCCTCACGTTCCTCTCCATGCTCCGCGACACTGGATGCACGCACTGGCCGGTAATTACATCCGCCCATTTCAATTGACGATTACAACCTGCTGGTATGTAAGTTTTATTGTCACACTTGCAACAGACGAACATATATAGTCACTCAGTAATCCATCTTTTTTTCAGAATTCTGCACTGGATATACGGTCCATCAATTCCGGAAATTAATTTGTGATGTGGTCTTTGGTCAGGTCATCCTGCTGTGGTGATGCTCCAAGTGAATTGATGGGAAAGAACAGAGGACGGAGCACCGTAAGCAGCAGAAAGGAGAAATGTAGAAAAGAAGAGTACATAGTGTCTATTTTGCCCTCCTCATGATGCGGGATGAAGTATCCAATCTAATCAGAACAAAAGAGGAAGTTGCAGAGTTCAATATTCAGATTTTGTCAGCTGCTTGCCTGTTTCAAGAAGTAAGTTTCTATCTCTGTCTCATAAATTGTATGCATGAAGAAGCTAAATATCAGATCACTTTCGCCATGAGGGCATGAGAATAGTTACAAAATAGTTGATTCCTTCTGCGTATTAAGTTGACTTCCATGATCATGAATGTACTTAAATTTTTTAATGTCCTCTATTTTAATTTATTTAGTGAACATACAGTGTGATGTTCCATGATAAGGAAATGCCACTCGAAAATAATTCAGTATAAGTATGATAATTGGATAAGGAAATTCTAAATTTAGTGAAATCTGAATCATTGAGTAGGCAACAATTTGCTACTCTTTTGAGCACACTTTCTACTTCGATATGACCACTAATTTGTCATGCAGATTGTAGTGGTGTTTGATTTGCGGATACATGAATTTCAATAGGGACATGGGATAATTTATTATCCACTTGTCATATCAATATCACAAGACTTTTGAATCCTTCCATTTTACTGTCACCAGGGCTCCTTTCAATGAGGAGGAAAGTGTCCACTTTTCTTCCATGCCTCATTTAATTGATAAAACCATTGTTTCGTCCAGTCTTGATTGCATTGTACTCTTGCTTGTAGCAATAGTTCTCAACTTGCCCAGGTTTTTAGTCCAAATGCTCTAATACTTATGTATCAAGAACATCCTTACCATTGCATGTGTAGATGTTTGGACTTAAAACAACAGAGCTAACTGACTGATGTTTGTTATTAACGGTGTCTATTGTTATTAGAATGAACAATAATCATTTCCAGAGTATTCTTAAAATTATTAAATGTTTGTTGAACTACTTTTTAATCGGATATGGTAGTCGACAACTTGAGTGGATGGGAGGGTAGTGATAAGCGAAAAcctatgttgtgcatgatcaagtAGCCAGGGGGAGGGGGACAAGATGGACGATCTAGAATGTGGTCTTCAAGTCAGAATGTACATATTTTCTATGCTATCCCGGTTGAGTTAAAAATTCCTACATCTCATGTGTTTGTTTAGAAATTGTTATTTCCTCCCATCTTAGGTAACTGATATGCATTTTTATTTGTTAACAGTGCTCTTCAATTTATTTTACTATAATAAAGTGAAGGAAAAAATGTTTGTGACAAAACTCCAACTAAATAACATGCACCTGAGGGCTGgatggagaggatgaggatgccGCGAATGCGGGCGAGGACCAAAATTTATGCCGTTGGTGGTGGTAAGAGAGAGGCGGACTTCCGTGAGGAGCTGAAGGTGATATCCGCCCTGCAACCCCTCTCGCCGCTGTTCTCATCCAGGCAACTTTGTTATTTTTTGATAGGGACTACCACAGTACACTGCAAATTATATGCACACTTGCTCAGGTGGTGTTAATAAACCTTACTTTGTCATCGCTCATGCTGAAAGTACCTTGGTTATACTGCTGAATGCTTTGGACGTTCTACTATCCTTGCACTTCTAGATTCTAATTTGGTTGTTTAAAAGTAAGATGGAAGGCAAATTTGAGCGTATAATGTTGTAAATGGCAAGTCTGGCTTGACATGGCTGTATATTGGTATCTGTTTGAGAAAAAAACTGCATGAAATTGAAAAAATTGTCCTGTCATTTCTGTGTTTGCTACATGCATATAATTCAAGTTATTTACGTTGCTTCTTATTCTCTGCTTGTCACTGTCCATATATATGCCCGTAGTTCATAACATTCCATGACTGGATTCTACAAACTTTGCAAACTATATCACACAATGTTCAAGTAATGCAGTTTGGAGCAGTTTCGGTGTATTTTCACTTCTAGGTAGATGCACGGAAAACGATGCCTTAACTTGAAAAATGCTACTCCCTTCCACCCATGTTACTAATATTGATGTATCtagatgtacccataatatgtagaTAAATAATAGGAGACAAATAATAGGGGTCAGAGATCCGTAGGAAAGTGTTATCTTCGTTGATTAACTAACCGTCTAGGGCGATTGAGAAGGCTTGGCTTCTATAGAAGGGATGGAGTGCTACCATGGAAGCTGACACTAAAAACTAGACAGCGCTACATCAAGTTTTGTTATAAATGAAAACACCCTGAAGTGTAAGGCTGCCACGCTATGCGGCAATGTTATGCAGGCGGCGAGGCGAAGCTCGCCTGTTCACCTAGTATATTTACTGGCCGATAACAGGGCACCTTCCAATGCCACCCGATGCAAGCATCCATATCGATTTTCTTTTGAAATATGTTGGTTTGTAATCTAAACTATTGTGTCAGCATGACTATGGTTTGTATTTGTACGACTATATATGTGGCTAGCTTTATTAATTTAACTGATGCCTTCTCTCTAAAATAGAGCTTACGAGCAACAAAATGAAATCTCACATGCGAACACCACGGCTGCACTAAATAGTGTCTTGATATTATACATCCAAATTCAGAAAGAAAAAACTAAAACATCCTCTATGGGATGGAGATGGATGTAGTATTTGCAACTTTGCATATAGCCATGGAAGCTATACTCCTACGTCTGATCCACGGAACAGCCACACGACGGGAAAGCCTTTCAGTGGCCGTACCTTGGTCCGTAGGTACGTGTGAGACCGCCGTTTCCTCATGTCGTAGATGCTGCAACAGAAGGACACGTTCTTTCGGTAATACGGGCGGGCGGCAGCATCACTCAGGAAGAAGATACGGTCCCCCGTAACGTAGTCCTTGCACCGGTCGGGGACAGGAACAGCTCGGGAGCAGCATCCCTGGACGAACAGCACCCGGTCTTCCCCCACGCTGCTCAGCTCCGTCCACCGTGATTGCGCTAAGTCGGCCTGGAACACCTTGAACTCGGTCGCCCTATCCAAGCCTACTCCTGCATAATTCAAAGCCCCGAAATCGTCGACCATGGGCGAATTTTGTATGTTAGGATCTTCTCTGCGGACCATCAGCAGCGCGCCGTCGGATTCGAGCAGGTACTGCAGCGGCGACTCGATGAACTGCCATCTTGGGGCCTCCACGAGGACGTCGACTCGGGACACGGTTGGCTCACCGGTGTCACTCTCCTCGCCGATGGAAACGGAGAGGAGGCGGCCATGGTTGCCGTCGAGGGCGTAGAGCTTGCCTCGATGCCAGATCATATCTTGAAGCGACTTGACTTGGTCTTGGTCGTCGGCCCACGACCACGAAGCTGCCCCTGGCCGGCACAGCGCGAGCCTGTGAGGCCACCCCGCCCCAACGACCGCGGCGACAAGGTTAGGCGAGCACACCACTAGCTTGCTCATGAACGGTGGCGGGTCACCGATGAAGTGCGGCTCCGTGGACAGCCGTGGGAGCACCATGGTTGTGGACATGGAGAAGGGGTTTACCAGCGTGTACGCGCCGTCCATGCGCTCGAAGACGAGCCACTCGCCG encodes:
- the LOC127319621 gene encoding F-box protein At2g26160-like, with protein sequence MAPRSWSALETDLGDIILRRLQHHADRVRFGAVCRQWRSLARRNDPPSQLFPWLALPNRTFYSLPDSAFQPLPLYLERHRQLPHAQSSCGEWLVFERMDGAYTLVNPFSMSTTMVLPRLSTEPHFIGDPPPFMSKLVVCSPNLVAAVVGAGWPHRLALCRPGAASWSWADDQDQVKSLQDMIWHRGKLYALDGNHGRLLSVSIGEESDTGEPTVSRVDVLVEAPRWQFIESPLQYLLESDGALLMVRREDPNIQNSPMVDDFGALNYAGVGLDRATEFKVFQADLAQSRWTELSSVGEDRVLFVQGCCSRAVPVPDRCKDYVTGDRIFFLSDAAARPYYRKNVSFCCSIYDMRKRRSHTYLRTKVRPLKGFPVVWLFRGSDVGV